The Melitaea cinxia chromosome 24, ilMelCinx1.1, whole genome shotgun sequence genome window below encodes:
- the LOC123665562 gene encoding dynein light chain roadblock-type 2-like — MTRINENGNVVGTIIVNCEGFPETTTLDSLTAATYSTHMRNLSHHASNALKEIDVTDELLVLRLVTRKSEAVVAPDHEFHLIVVMRRT; from the exons ATGACCAGGATAAATGAAAACGGCAACGTTGTTGGCACTATCATTGTCAACTGCGAAG GCTTCCCGGAGACTACGACATTGGACAGTTTGACAGCGGCCACTTACTCGACGCATATGAGGAATTTATCGCACCATGCATCCAACGCTCTGAAGGAAATT GATGTAACAGATGAATTACTGGTCCTGCGGTTGGTGACTAGGAAATCAGAGGCTGTGGTCGCTCCCGACCACGAGTTCCATTTGATAGTAGTCATGCGACGAACGTGA